The Schistocerca nitens isolate TAMUIC-IGC-003100 chromosome 6, iqSchNite1.1, whole genome shotgun sequence DNA segment TGTATTAGATTCCTTTATTGATAGGTAAGTATATTACATAAGattgtataaataaaaaaaatctactcttcaagtgtcggcaggggaacacacacacacttggctccaaaagcttgtaaaagttaaatccttttgtgtgtgtgttccactgctgccacttgatgagtagattttttaatctgtccatttacattatattatcaataattgattatttttgttgttataagaTTGTaaaaagtggaatgatcattaatttaatttttaatggataAAAAAAATCCAGGACCCAAGGAAGGAAGCAGACCTTCTATGATGATACATCAAAGTTAGCTGTTGGGATCTGTCACCTCCCCATGAATCCTGCATATTGTCCTGTAACACGGGATGTTGTTTTGAAGGCTGCACAGGATCTGAAAATTCAGTGTCATCCTACTGGGACATCCTTATGCATTGAAGGTCCTCGTTTTTCTTCTCTTGCAGAAAGCAAACTTTTTCGAACCTGGGGTGCAGATTCAATAAATATGACCACTGTACCAGAggtaaaaattctttattgtacaggaccaacacatttttcattattctttGTCTACATTGTGAATATTGTTACAGGTTGTTCTTGCTAAGGAAGCTGGTCTGTGTTATGTTGCAATTGCCCTGATTACAGATTATGACTGTTGGAAAGAAACTGGTGAGACTGTGTGTGTTGAAGATGTTatgaagacatttaaaaaaaatattgagaaaGTTGTGAATTTAATCTCACATTCAGTAACACTAATTGCTCAGCATCAGTGGGATAAGACTATTGATGGATTACGGGTAATTAACatagtggtttttatttttttagattctGTCTATTGTGAATGTAAAGTGTAaacttattttgtttctttttttaggaGACTGTCAAGAATAGTATCATGCTACCTCATTGACAGTAAGCATTATCAAAGTTAAAGTCAGAAGAAATGAAGTATTATGCTCAGCGTTATGCCATTGGTCTAAACACtgaagaaataaagattttttttacaattaaatAACAATAATTGTAACAATGTAAGCATTCCTGTTACATTTTATAATTTAGATGTGGATTGTGAACATGTTATGGACAAATGTGTCCAACAAGAAGGGAATGAATGAGAATGTCAGTTCATCATTTGTCTTACTAAGATTTTCTTAGGTAGGAAATTATACCcacaaaatgtgtatttttatTATTGTGGATTTTTTAATACCAACGTGTATTTTTCAATTGATCAGTCTTGTGTGGTTGGAAATAAAGGGTTGAAATATAACTGCATTGCTACCAATTAATACGAAAAACTGGAACGGATTGACAGTGGGTACTGTGTCCAGAAACAAGATTTGTCCAGAAACAAGATTGCAAATGAATTTTGTGACCACCAGACTGAAATCCATTGAATTGCAGTGAAGGATTCAAAATGCACCTGGCATTATGTCGTGAATTTGCAGACCTAGTCCAGTGCATCCTTCATGAGTAGAAGCCTGACTTCAGGCTCAAGGGCAACAGTTCTTATGAAGCTATACTTTTGTCCAAAAAGCTCTTACTTATTGTTGTATTTCTGTGATAGTTTAATTTTGTGTAATTGATTTCAAATAAgattacaaaaatgtaatatttcagtGGTCAACAATATTTGTTGTATAGTTCTTGAGTCACAGATTCTTATTTACTGCCAAAGTGAGCAGTGCTGTGCTTTGGAAAACTTATGTACCACTTTTTATCAACACCAACCAGGAACATCATGGACAGTTCCCTTGTAATTTCCAAACTTGCTCCAACACTTTGATGATAATTATTGACTAAGCAAACAAAATATGAAAGGAAATGCCACCTGTAGTTGACATTACCACATGTGCCTCACTACCTTGTATAAATAAAATGTCCACcatctcaaatttctgcactatgaGGATAGCATGATTTGTATCAATCAGTCCTCCTTAAGAAGCCTAAAATACATATGTGGACTGTCAGATTTGCAGTGCGCATGTGAGTGCTTTTAAATTTATCTTCAGTGGTATGTAGTGCTGGTGAATAGTTCCCATGATTTTAACTCTATCTGCATCATGATCTACTTTTTTTAGACAAAGAATCATGTTGAAATTTTCCAGGCTTATCATTCAACTGCTATAGAGAAATATTGATTTGGAAAggaagacaattttttttaatgaataaaagaAACAAGTTGAAAACACACATTCGCCACAGCATTGGTAAGAAGATGGTATTATATATTTCTAGTAGTCTATTTGTGACGATACTAGCATATTACTATGAACAAAACTTGCAGATCATAAGACTGTCGAGCGACATGCAACATGCAATCAATGTTAAGTTTTGCCTCAGTGGTTCCGGCAGAGTGAATTATGCAGATTCTATGCTGAACCTGAGTTATGGTGCAAAGTACAATGCCATATATTCTAGAAGTATAATTCATGATAGTATAAGCTTCAAGGGTTTTTAGTAGTTCATTGTCATTCAAAATATGTAAATCTGGTAATCcattcagttttaaaattattaCTCATAAAATTGTCATATTAAAATATGAAAGCTACATCAATGAAATCTACATTGTTGGTGGACAGTGACCAGCTAGTTCCTGTTAGGAGTGAGGGCCCACTTTAGACAATAAGTTTATGACTTAACAGAAGTGCCGTGTAGAGTTGCTAGGCTCCCACAGGGCAAGTACTCAGGTGGGGGATAGCGGAATGTTCACCAGATATGGTGGacactgaggaaataaaataccTGGGATGGATCAAAACTAGCAAAATGCTGCCTTGCAGCTGAGAGTTGtgtctccaaaggctaagggaagaAAACCCGTCCTCCGGTAGAAGTTGGACATAGGGTTGACAGCCCACTCTGTAAAAACAAAGCTGTTACAAAACTTCAACAAAGAAAAGCCAGATGGATAAAGGATTATGGACAAGGCTGTGGAGGACAGGTAACCAAACgatggagaaaagaaaagaaagaaaaacgttaTAAAGCGTAAATCAGATTTATTCATGGAATGTGAGATCACTACACTGCCCAGGAGCTCTAAAAGTGATGCTAGACCAAATAATGAACCTGAAGCAGAGCATCATAGCATTACAAACAAGAAATATGATGGACCAGTAGTGGAATCCTAGAAAAGATAGAAGCAAACATGTTTTATAACTGTAGCGAAAGGAACCATGAGTTCGGGACAGGATTTGTGGTGCATCACAAACTAAAGCACTTAGTAATTGGAGTCAACCCCATAAACCCAAGACTGTCGACACTTGGGATAAAAGGAAAATTCTTCAGTTACTCCATAATTAACACCTACGCACCAACTGAAGAAACATAGGATGAGGAGAAAGAAGCTTTCCATGAATCTCTGGAAAGAGCATGTAAGCTATGTCCAGAGCATGATAAAAAAAATAGTAGCTGGAGACCTAAATGCCCAGGTGGGAAGAGAGCAGATCTATAGACCAATAATCGACATCTGTAGTGAACATGCTGTAAGTAATGACGGTGGGACAAGGTTGATACTATTTGCAACATCTAGAAATGTGGCGGTAGGCTCAACATTGTTCTCACACAAAGAAATACATAAGGGAACATGGACAGCACCAGATGGAAATACAATAAATCAGATCAACCATGTACTAATTGATGAGAGGCACAAGTCAAACTTACTGGATGTAAGGAGTTTAAGAGGTCCAAATATTGACATGGATCACTTCCTAGTTTGGGAGTGGGTGAGGGCAAGAATATCTAATGCAGTGAAAGGAACCTGGCCCGAGACCCAGAAATATAACACTACAGCTTTAGAAGCAGAAGCAATAAGGGAA contains these protein-coding regions:
- the LOC126263111 gene encoding S-methyl-5'-thioadenosine phosphorylase encodes the protein MSKYKIKIGIIGGTGLADPKLLEDQKEVHIDTPFGKPSDALIEGKIKGIDCVFLARHGRKHTIMPSAVNYRANIWALREVGCTHILASTASGSLKEELHPGDIVVLDSFIDRTQGRKQTFYDDTSKLAVGICHLPMNPAYCPVTRDVVLKAAQDLKIQCHPTGTSLCIEGPRFSSLAESKLFRTWGADSINMTTVPEVVLAKEAGLCYVAIALITDYDCWKETGETVCVEDVMKTFKKNIEKVVNLISHSVTLIAQHQWDKTIDGLRETVKNSIMLPH